The proteins below come from a single Carnobacterium divergens DSM 20623 genomic window:
- a CDS encoding helix-turn-helix domain-containing protein: protein MANLGSTIKKFRKQNNMTQKTLAEKICSQSVLSRIESGLEVPNAVVLHQLCERLGISVEKAVSSNVNHISSNKDTLKKMSDYFDNNQYDQLKVFLKQNNCINEFHEDVDLQFYYYCKGSCRYYVDGDYKGALNDLTMALEYTYSPNNHYFTTYEVLILSCLGKVYIDLGAEAEGMNYLHDSLLAINSVSMNEKSYLLTKIFYNIASIHRKKKAYSDARIYLEKGIQFANDLHNSYYLAELFYEKACISYVEGDQKTAYLEMSVAYGIAQGVENKKMVLLTKEKLIKWDFYPVI, encoded by the coding sequence ACTCAAAAAACGTTAGCTGAAAAAATCTGCTCCCAAAGTGTCTTGAGCCGCATTGAGAGTGGACTCGAAGTCCCAAATGCTGTAGTATTACATCAATTGTGTGAACGGCTTGGAATCTCTGTGGAAAAAGCTGTTTCTTCTAATGTGAACCATATTTCTTCAAATAAAGATACGTTAAAAAAGATGAGTGATTATTTTGACAATAACCAATATGATCAGCTAAAAGTATTTTTGAAACAAAATAACTGCATCAACGAGTTTCATGAGGATGTGGATTTGCAATTTTATTATTATTGCAAGGGAAGTTGTCGTTATTATGTGGATGGTGATTATAAAGGAGCATTAAATGATTTAACAATGGCCTTAGAGTACACTTATTCTCCTAATAATCATTATTTTACTACTTATGAAGTATTGATTTTAAGTTGTTTAGGAAAAGTTTATATTGATTTAGGAGCAGAGGCAGAGGGGATGAACTATCTGCATGATAGTTTATTGGCTATCAACAGTGTATCCATGAATGAAAAATCATACTTGCTCACAAAGATTTTTTACAACATTGCATCGATTCATCGTAAAAAGAAAGCCTACAGCGACGCTAGGATTTATCTTGAAAAAGGAATTCAGTTTGCTAATGACTTACACAATAGCTACTATTTAGCAGAACTTTTTTATGAGAAAGCCTGTATTTCTTATGTAGAAGGGGATCAAAAAACGGCCTATTTAGAGATGTCAGTTGCTTACGGAATTGCGCAAGGGGTTGAAAATAAGAAAATGGTGTTACTAACAAAAGAAAAATTAATCAAGTGGGACTTTTATCCTGTTATTTGA